Part of the Prionailurus bengalensis isolate Pbe53 chromosome B3, Fcat_Pben_1.1_paternal_pri, whole genome shotgun sequence genome is shown below.
GATGTAGAACACAAGGGGTGGGAATTACACCAAAATATTAGCAGAGTATATCTGGGTGTATAGATTTCTGGACTTTGCGAATCGTCTAGGGCAGTGCTTCTCACACTCTAATATCTTTGTCCCTTCAAGGCAGCCAGTTCCCAGCAGACAGCCGACACTCAGACAGGCTGGAAGAGCAACCGAAGGAATGGAACCTCCCAAGAAAGGGCACTGTCGATGGAAACTGGAACGCATGCACGCCCAGCCCGATGACCAGCAGTAACAGGTGTTTTCCATCTCCGATCTGTGATTCATTCTGCACAGCTGCGGGCACACAGAGGTGTCAGCGGCTCCTGGAATACCGCGCCCCACACGCCGAAGTGCACAGGGTTCCGGGTGCCTGGGCGgccacagagggagacacacctCGGCGACAACCTGGATCCACACAAAAAAGAGGCCCTGCCACCTTAAAAATATTACTGCCTGACTGCAAAGAACAAGAAGCTCGGTGGCTTGTGCCTACGCCCCTTGCTCCTCGCCGCACCTTCCTTTCTAGTTTTCAAGTAATCTATTGAGGGTGAGTCTGCATGCGTCTGGTTGCTGGCGGACCCCCTccctaaatacacacacacgcacacgcgcgcgcgcgcgcgcacacacacacacacacacatacacacacacacacacacacacacacacacactctctctctctccttcccccatcgGTCTCTTGCAGACAAGGCGCGTCTCCGAGGGTTGGGTTGAATGGGAGAGAACGGGGCCGTCTTTGTCATTAATCCTCCCCTCCTTCGGGCGAGCCAAGCTTCTTCCGGGTCAGCGACAATCACCGCCACCCCAATCAGGCCCGCGGTCCCCCATCCCGCTAGTCCCGTGCGCGCGAGGGCCAGGTCGCCACCGCCCGCAGGTtgcgggaggggaggagggcgaggaggaggaggaggaggaggagggcgggcggcgcgggagagggggagggaaggagggagggaggggacggcaatccgaggaggaggaggaggaggagagagcagcCTCCCGCAGCTGGCGAGGAGAATGGGAGTGCGGGGCGCCAGACCGCCGCGGGGTGTCACGGCCGCGGCCGAGCTCGGCAGGCGCGGAGCAGGCGCCCGCCGCTTTTAAAGCCGGgagggcgcggcggcggcggcggcgggcggatCGCGGCGCGCGCGGGGCGCCGGGCGGCGGCCGGATGGAGAGGAAGGGCTCGGCGGCCGCGGCCAAGGGGAACCCGAGCCCGCCCGCGGCTGGCGAGGCGCagcggccgccgccgccactgTGCGTCCCGggcggtggtggcggcggcggcggcggcggggtcCCGACGCGCGGCCAGGTTGGGGCGGCGGCCGAGCCCGCCGAGTTCATCCGGCGGGCGCACGAGTTCAAGAGCCAAGGGGCGCAGTGCTACAAGGACAAGAAATTCCGCGAAGCCATAGGCAAATACCACAGGGCGTTGCTGGAGCTGAAGGGGCTGCTGCCGGCGCCCGCGGAGCAGGAGCGGGACTCGCGCGCGGCCTCCCCGGCAGGGGCCCCCAACCCCGGCCGCCTCtcggaggagcagagcaagacgGTGGAAGCCATCGAGATCGACTGCTACAACAGCCTGGCAGGTGAGCTGCGCCGCGCCcgcgcccctcctcccctgcccgtCCGCCCCCCGCCCGGCGCCGGGCGCAGGGGCCCCCCCATCGGCTCTCGGGTCCGAGCCTACCGCTGCGGCGCGCCCGCGCTGCCCGCTTCCCCGCTGGCACCGTGCTACTCCGGGAAGGAGAACCCGGGAGGGGGGCGCTTTGGAAAAAGTGACTTTTAGGATTATACCGTCCAAAACTCGTTGTCATCCCGCGTCCCTTCCCCCTCGTCCGTCGTAAATCTCACCTAAAAATAACTGGACACACAGAAGGGGACCCAGCTGGCCTGGTGGCGATCGCTGCTGCTACCGCTCACCAGTGGACCTGGGTCCAAATGCGGGAAGTGGCGCCCAGGGTGGGCACCCGCACCCACCGCATGCCCAGTGGCTGGCCTCCTCGGGTATCATTGGCACCAGAGCTCGCCCTCACCTTGCCCTCAACTGACCGCATCCCAAAGGCTAAGGTCCTTCCCCAAGTTCCCTTGGCCTCAGTAGCAAAGGGCAGTTTGCCCCGAGCCTTCAGCATCTTGAGCAAAATGGATTCCAAAATgccactttcttctctctcagctCTGCTGGGGCCCCCGGTTGCCAGGTGAAGAGAGCGATCTCAAAGGGAAGCTAGTTCATGGTTGAGCTTGAGCTGTGTGTAACATCCTCCCTCCCTGTAGCGCTGGTCCTCTCCCCAGCTGGCTGCTGGGCCTGATTTGAAAAAAGGGGACCCTTCTGTTGGGATGAGAAGGCGAGATATACATTCCAGAGTTCACTTTGGGGATTTAGGTCAAagtcagacatttttaaaaatttaactttggcacaggaaaatgtaaaacctcacaaacaacaacaacaaaaacaaaaggaagagtcTGGGTCTTTCCAGGGCCTTCCTGTGAGAAGGTGGGAGATGTTGGCAGACGCGATGACTTTATATTTGAAAGGCACTCTCTACTCCTCTCTCACCCCATTTGATGGGATTTGGGCATGGTCCAGCTCCTCTGGCCAAGTAAAAGGCCATTCCTCCTAGTTCCTAACCCTTGAAGTTGCCTAAAACTAGCTCCGGACAGTTGGAGCAGAGTCACTTTGAGAGAGTGACTGGGTGTGGCTGGGGATGGTGGATGTGTCTGGGGTGCAGGCGGTCGGGGCATGAAAAAAACCTGGCAGTGATTCTGCTCTGTTCCCTTTGAGGTTGCTAGTGCCAGCCTGCCTCTGTCTTCCCGTGATGCCATGTCCAGGGTCATCCCGACCCAGGCAAAACCCAGCCACTTTATGAATTGTAGTTTGCAAATGTAAAGGATTAATAGACTGGTGGTAGTAGCAGCTGTAAAAATGGTGGTGCTAACAATGATGGCGGCAGATAAAGTAGTGGTATAGCCAGATGGACTATCTTGGTCCATCATAACGTACAGCTTGATTCTCTTTATTTCCTGTAAGTCTCTGGCATCCTTGCTTCCGCCTGATGAATAGTTAAAGGGCAGAGTGGCCGTGGGTGGAGGAAGAGGCACTCTGGATCACTAATGCGGCGGTTTCAGAGTGGTAATGGAGCCTTAATATTTAGTGTTGTCCATGGGCATTCTAGGCTTGCCCCTCACCCCACGCTTTTGGCTGCTGGCCTGTGGCTAGGACTGCCCATCTCCTACCACAGAAGTGGTTACATTTCCCTGGTGAAACCAAAGACGTGTCCTGGGTGTCCTGGGTCAGGCGAGCCCAGTCAGGGTGGGGCTCAGGTCCCGCCagcttctccccaccctccccaccccccccccccacgccccaggCACTTTGGAAAACTTCTGTGGTGGGAGAACGGGGAGTACAGGAGCCGATTTCCCCACTGCTGCCTTCTCCAGCACTCACCACTCTTCATATTAATACTTTATTGTGTGCACTGCGCTGGGCACTTCACGCacaatgtgctttttaattttttttttttaatgtttatttatcttagggagagagagggagacagagagagacagggcgcgagtggagaggggcagagagaaagagagacctacagaatccgaagcaggcgccaggctctgagctatcagcacagagccctactcggggggctcaaactcacggactacgagatcatgacctgagcccaagtcggacagctaaccggctgagccacccagacactccaatGCACTTTTTAATCTTTACACCAACTTGCTAAGAGATtgtagagaaacaaaacaaaacaaaacaaaaaacaacgcaAGGTTCCAGAGCCATTCAAGTTCAAAATCAATGTTCTTGTCATCACACCTTGATGCACAAAGTCAGTGTCTCTAGGCCTCTGTCTCCCTGAATCCAGGGTCAGGTGGGCTTTAGAGCCCTACCCTTGAAAAATTCTGTTTGGAGATCTGAGCCCTGGTAACCAGGAGGAAGTAGAAATACAGTACCTTAATTCAAAAACCTGATAGggctatttctaaatattttcaagttttaatgaaaaagaaaagaaaagtaattataaGCTGAGCAGTCGTGTCAAAGCCAAAATCTGTATACTGTATAGAAAATTCAGCTGGGAGAGGGGATCCTGGAAGTCACCTGGAGAGGGAGAAGCCTGATGTTGGTTTCCTTTGGGATAATGCATTAAATCTGTTACTACGATCTCAGAAATTCTAGCTAATAGGAAAGTATCCTTTCTTGTCAGATTACAAAAGTAATACGTACctataaagtgtttttttcttttagaaaatatcaaaaagtttaaagaagaaaatacaaaattacctTTAATCCCACCACCTAAAGGCATTCCTTGTGATGTATTTTctccctgtgttttttttcctacacataAACATAAACTGCTCGCAAAGCAAGGACCTCCTGTATCTCCTGCTTTTATTTCCACTTACCATTATGCCAGGAACACTGTTAACGTTTCATTAAAATCTTGTTGTGAAGATTGTTCGAAATGGGTACATGAACATTTTAAGTGTGGGCTTACAATTATCATCGGatggcaagagaagaaaagatcacTGTTATTGTTGTCAGTGACCACAACAGTGCAGTGTCGCCCATAATGTACCCTGTCCCCCTCACGCCTGCTAATAGGAAGGAGACAGCAGCTGCACATTCTTTCTGGCAGAAAGGCAACTGACCCTTCCATCTGGGCCACAGTGCCTGCTGAGTGGCCCAGCCAGCTCCTGGTGGAAGCAGCCTGAAGATGTTCGTGCCCACAAGGATCTGTCCTCCTATGATGTCCTATGGACATCAGCTGTCCATAGAGGGAGATGTTTGGGATTTGGAAGGAACTTGGACTAGCCCAGAAGTACCTAGAGGATTAGGCTCTGTTGCCGAGGGCATCTTCGCACCAAATAAAATGCTGTGGTGAGGCTTCTGGAGAAAACTTAGGTCTGATGAACCCTGGTACTCTTCATGGAAGGCTCTAAGAGAATAACAAGAGGGCAGCCAGAATGTGCTAAGAAATGCTAGTCTAAAAATCCACTTAGATGACTCGAGGAGGTCGCATGAAGGGTGTGAGAGCAGTTATCAACGTGCCCATAGTTGTGGTCCATTCTGGCTTGGAGTCCCTCCTGATTAGGAGGGATCTGGCCAGTGCCTCAAGACCCCTGGATTTGATTTTACCTGTCTTATtcttcaaggaattaaaaaaaaaaaaaaaaaaaaaaaagatgggaagcaTCCTGTTCTTTCAGAATTTCAAATGACTTTGACACAGTGATTGAAAAGATCTTCTGACCTGCCTGGGGAGATACAGGAATCTAATCCTTACCAAAGCTGCCAAGGAAGCCTGTGTTGGCCTGGTGATCGACTCCTGTTGACCTTGAACAAGACACAAGACTCCCCTGGGGCCTTGGAATGTTTTGTGCAGAATCTCTTGAAAGGCAGGGCCTTTAGTTCTACATGATTCCTGTGGGGCTGTGGTGGCCCCAGCCGGGGTGTGATCAAAAGGTTGCAACATGTAATGACTTTGTtggtattttcaaatgatattcgAGACTCAA
Proteins encoded:
- the TTC9 gene encoding tetratricopeptide repeat protein 9A; its protein translation is MERKGSAAAAKGNPSPPAAGEAQRPPPPLCVPGGGGGGGGGGVPTRGQVGAAAEPAEFIRRAHEFKSQGAQCYKDKKFREAIGKYHRALLELKGLLPAPAEQERDSRAASPAGAPNPGRLSEEQSKTVEAIEIDCYNSLAACLLQAELVNYERVKEYCLKVLKKEGENFKALYRSGVAFYHLGDYDKALYYLKEARTRQPTDTNVIRYIQLTEMKLSRCSQREKEAM